In 'Nostoc azollae' 0708, the following are encoded in one genomic region:
- the infB gene encoding translation initiation factor IF-2 has protein sequence MNNGKVRIYELSKELNLDNKELLAICDQLNIAVKSHSSTISESDAEEIRTAAQKLAATSVTPKKELGTNNHKPNSLQTGGRNRPAATHKQQILEIRKPKILRNTTSRPDSDSITTNNQVPSSDSLQDGALVNSPSPPRPFATQVSPMKPTAPTRPVPRNQSETPQKPKIPETDKTTNPNPPESEKIAAEKPEKTVSPRPKPEKTPKPQLVDPPSRPAEETEPVSEQLSQAVKPILKRERLKRGDEEREQGKPKVGKPSTEQRARSTPSSPTRPEPRGNRPSPLGTSSIDVQRPRPSRHSEPPAAPVATPPRQIAGVGAKKEGLDDTPITPDLLDLKRPLPPRIAKGGKKWQEEEIIDEIKEKAKVGPKGKRAKPILDDDFEEDDLLDEDGLAIPATVQVSLSIARPSKPKVTRSPQQPTLAAYAPTTKNKKSGSYRDQNRRQQEVEVKRERPEKLIVTGPLTVQELAEGLVMADTEIVKILFMKGMAVSITQNLDIPTITLVAKELEVEVETAEPEAEARKVTEMIDIADLEHLIRRPPVVTIMGHVDHGKTTLLDSIRKTKVAAGEAGGITQHIGAYHVDLENEGKQQQIVFLDTPGHEAFTAMRARGARVTDIAILVVAADDGVRPQTVEAISHAQAAGVPIVVAINKIDKEGAQPERVKQELTNYGLTAEDWGGETIMVPVSAIKGENLDTLLEMVLLVAEVGELSANPNRVAKGTVIEAHLDKAKGAVATLLIQNGTLHVGDMLVAGSAFGKVRAMVDDRGKRVEAASPSFAVEVLGLSDVPAAGDDFEVFANEKEARSLASDRADKQRQSRLLQGRVTLTTLSAQAQEGELKELNLILKGDVQGSVEAIISSLKQIPQNEVQIRMLLATAGEITETDIDLAAASNAVIIGFNTTYASGARQAADEAGVDVREYNIIYKLLEDIQGALEGLLEPELVEEPLGQTEVRAVFPVGRGAVAGCYVQSGKLLRNCKVRVRRGNKVVYEGVLDSLKRMKEDVREVNSGYECGIGIDKFHDWAEGDIIESYQMVTKRRTLTLTK, from the coding sequence ATGAACAACGGAAAAGTTAGAATCTACGAATTATCAAAGGAATTGAATTTGGATAACAAAGAGCTATTAGCAATTTGCGACCAGCTCAACATTGCGGTCAAAAGCCATAGCAGCACCATATCAGAATCTGATGCTGAAGAAATTCGTACAGCTGCGCAGAAACTCGCAGCTACGAGTGTCACGCCCAAAAAGGAATTAGGTACAAATAACCATAAACCAAATTCACTTCAAACTGGCGGACGTAACCGACCTGCTGCAACCCATAAACAACAAATTTTGGAAATTCGCAAACCCAAAATATTGAGAAACACTACCTCACGCCCTGATAGCGATTCAATTACTACCAATAACCAAGTTCCTTCGTCCGATAGCTTACAAGACGGAGCCTTAGTTAATTCTCCCTCTCCTCCAAGGCCTTTCGCTACACAAGTCTCACCCATGAAGCCGACGGCACCAACTCGACCTGTACCCCGGAATCAATCGGAGACCCCGCAGAAACCCAAGATTCCGGAAACGGATAAGACCACAAATCCAAATCCTCCAGAATCTGAAAAAATAGCAGCGGAAAAACCAGAAAAAACAGTTTCTCCCAGGCCAAAACCAGAAAAAACTCCAAAACCACAACTGGTAGATCCACCCTCAAGACCAGCAGAGGAAACAGAGCCTGTAAGTGAACAGCTATCTCAGGCAGTAAAACCCATCCTCAAACGCGAGCGTCTAAAGCGTGGAGATGAAGAACGTGAACAAGGTAAGCCAAAAGTAGGCAAACCAAGCACAGAGCAAAGAGCGCGTTCAACTCCATCATCTCCCACCAGACCAGAACCGAGAGGAAACAGACCATCTCCTCTAGGAACATCATCTATAGATGTACAACGCCCCAGACCATCTCGCCATAGTGAACCTCCAGCTGCTCCAGTTGCTACCCCACCAAGACAGATAGCAGGAGTAGGGGCAAAAAAAGAGGGATTAGATGATACCCCAATCACACCTGATCTCCTTGATTTAAAACGCCCATTGCCGCCTCGAATAGCCAAAGGTGGGAAAAAATGGCAAGAAGAGGAAATAATTGACGAGATTAAAGAAAAGGCAAAGGTTGGACCAAAAGGTAAACGAGCTAAACCCATCCTAGATGATGATTTTGAAGAAGACGACTTGCTTGATGAAGATGGGTTGGCAATTCCTGCCACCGTCCAAGTAAGCCTTTCCATTGCTCGTCCTTCTAAACCCAAGGTGACTAGATCTCCACAGCAACCAACCCTAGCTGCGTACGCACCAACTACTAAAAATAAAAAATCGGGTTCATACCGTGACCAAAACCGTCGTCAACAAGAAGTAGAAGTCAAGCGTGAGCGTCCAGAAAAACTGATCGTCACAGGACCCTTGACAGTACAGGAGTTGGCTGAAGGCTTAGTGATGGCCGATACAGAGATCGTCAAGATCCTGTTTATGAAAGGCATGGCGGTAAGTATTACCCAAAACCTGGATATTCCGACCATTACCTTAGTAGCTAAAGAATTAGAAGTAGAAGTTGAAACGGCAGAACCAGAAGCAGAAGCCCGCAAAGTCACAGAAATGATTGACATCGCGGATCTCGAACACCTGATTCGTCGTCCACCAGTCGTGACAATTATGGGTCACGTAGACCACGGTAAAACTACTCTGCTCGACTCAATTCGCAAAACTAAAGTAGCGGCTGGTGAAGCTGGTGGTATTACCCAACACATTGGTGCATACCATGTGGATCTAGAAAATGAGGGCAAACAACAACAGATTGTTTTCCTAGATACCCCCGGTCACGAAGCCTTCACAGCGATGCGAGCTAGAGGCGCAAGGGTGACAGACATTGCTATTTTGGTAGTTGCCGCAGATGACGGAGTGCGTCCGCAAACAGTGGAAGCTATCAGCCATGCTCAAGCCGCAGGTGTGCCAATTGTTGTCGCTATTAACAAGATTGACAAAGAAGGCGCACAACCAGAGCGCGTTAAACAAGAACTAACCAATTATGGTTTAACCGCAGAAGATTGGGGTGGTGAAACCATCATGGTTCCTGTGAGTGCCATCAAGGGAGAAAACCTAGATACACTCCTAGAAATGGTTCTTCTTGTAGCAGAAGTAGGAGAACTATCTGCCAATCCAAATCGCGTCGCTAAGGGAACAGTTATTGAAGCCCATTTGGATAAAGCTAAGGGTGCAGTTGCTACCCTGCTGATTCAAAATGGGACTCTCCATGTTGGAGATATGTTAGTAGCTGGCTCGGCATTTGGTAAAGTCCGGGCAATGGTAGATGATAGAGGTAAGCGTGTAGAAGCTGCAAGCCCATCCTTTGCTGTTGAGGTATTAGGTTTAAGTGATGTACCTGCAGCAGGTGATGATTTCGAGGTGTTCGCGAACGAAAAAGAAGCTCGCTCCCTCGCAAGTGATCGCGCCGACAAGCAACGCCAATCCCGCCTGTTACAAGGAAGAGTCACACTGACAACCCTATCAGCTCAAGCACAAGAAGGCGAATTGAAAGAACTTAACTTGATCTTGAAAGGAGATGTCCAAGGTTCTGTAGAAGCCATTATCAGCTCTCTCAAGCAAATCCCTCAAAACGAAGTACAAATTCGGATGTTGTTGGCTACTGCTGGAGAAATCACAGAAACAGATATAGACTTAGCTGCCGCTAGTAACGCCGTCATTATTGGCTTCAATACCACCTACGCTAGTGGTGCCAGACAAGCTGCCGATGAAGCAGGTGTAGACGTGCGTGAATACAACATCATCTACAAACTCCTAGAAGATATCCAAGGAGCTTTGGAAGGTCTATTAGAACCAGAGTTGGTAGAAGAACCTCTAGGACAAACAGAAGTACGTGCTGTCTTCCCTGTTGGTCGTGGTGCAGTAGCTGGTTGTTATGTACAATCAGGCAAACTGCTTCGCAACTGCAAAGTGCGTGTACGTCGTGGCAATAAAGTGGTCTACGAAGGCGTTCTTGATTCCCTCAAACGGATGAAAGAAGATGTCCGCGAAGTCAATTCTGGTTATGAATGTGGTATCGGTATTGATAAGTTCCATGACTGGGCTGAAGGTGACATCATCGAATCCTACCAAATGGTAACTAAACGTCGTACTCTTACATTAACTAAGTAG